One segment of Urocitellus parryii isolate mUroPar1 chromosome 5, mUroPar1.hap1, whole genome shotgun sequence DNA contains the following:
- the Usp18 gene encoding ubl carboxyl-terminal hydrolase 18 has product MKREREHFNAWDNPHGLVGLHNIGQTCCLNSLIQVFIMNADFTKILKRIKVPREAGEQRRSVPFQLLLLLEKMQDSRQKAVRPMEFAYCLQKYNVPLFVQHDAAQLYLTVWNLIKDQITDMDLVDRLQALYMIRMKESLICLDCAKESSRNSSMLTLPLCLFDMDSKPLQTLEDALRCFFQPRVLSSKCFCEDCGKRTHSKQDLKLTHLPQTLTIHLMRFSIKNSRTEKICHSLYFPQSLDFNQVLSNEQVLGDAKEQSEGQFELFAVIAHVGIADLGHYCAYIRNSVDGRWFCFNDSHVSWVSWEDIQCTYGNRNYRWQETAYLLVYMKTES; this is encoded by the exons atgaagagggagagagaacattTCAATGCCTGGGACAACCCTCATG gCCTGGTTGGTTTACACAACATCGGACAGACCTGTTGTCTTAACTCCCTAATTCAGGTATTCATAATGAATGCGGACTTCACCAAGATATTGAAAAG GATAAAAGTGCCAAGGGAAGCAGGAGAACAGAGAAGAAGTGTTCCCTTCCAGCTTCTTTTGCTGCTGGAGAAGATGCAAGACAGTAGGCAGAAAGCAGTGCGACCCATGGAGTTTGCCTACTGCCTCCAGAAGTACAATGTGCCAC TGTTTGTCCAGCATGATGCTGCTCAGCTTTACCTCACAGTCTGGAACCTAATTAAGGACCAAATCACTGATATGGACTTG GTAGATAGGTTGCAGGCCTTGTACATGATACGGATGAAGGAGTCCTTGATTTGTCTAGACTGTGCCAAGGAGAGTAGCAGAAACAGTAGCATGCTCACTCTCcctctttgtctttttgatatgGACTCAAAGCCCCTGCAAACACTG gaggatgcccTACGCTGTTTCTTCCAGCCCAGGGTGTTATCCAGCAAGTGCTTCTGTGAGGACTGTGGGAAGAGGACACATAGCAAACAG GACTTGAAGCTGACCCATTTGCCCCAGACCTTGACCATCCACCTCATGCGATTCTCCATCAAGAATTCACGGACAGAAAAGATCTGCCACTCACTGTATTTCCCCCAGAGCTTAGATTTCAATCAGGTTCTTTCAAATGAGCAAGTCCTCGGTGATGCCAAGGAACAG TCTGAAGGACAGTTTGAACTCTTTGCTGTGATTGCCCATGTGGGGATTGCTGACTTGGGTCATTACTGTGCCTATATCCGGAATTCTGTGGATGGAAGATGGTTTTGCTTCAACGACTCCCATGTTTCTTGG GTGTCCTGGGAAGACATCCAGTGTACCTATGGAAATCGTAATTATCGCTG